One genomic region from Candidatus Paceibacterota bacterium encodes:
- the rsmA gene encoding 16S rRNA (adenine(1518)-N(6)/adenine(1519)-N(6))-dimethyltransferase RsmA, translated as MRAKKSLGQHFLVAPQSIIKTVEAAGVSPTDTILEIGPGEGALTKELVKRSGKVIAVEKDLELARRLEETFTEEVTSGKLVIVPGDILEINLASLGLHDHAFIVVANIPYYITGLILRSLLENTVQPKSIVFIVQKEIAERIAREKKESILSLSVKAYGTPRYVGTIKAGAFRPVPRVDSAILAIENISRDFFGNSTERRFFEIVKAGFASKRKYLLNNLQTLTEKEALINIFKKIDLDENVRAEDVPLEMWRELTEEIS; from the coding sequence ATGAGAGCAAAGAAATCACTTGGACAGCATTTTCTCGTCGCACCACAATCCATTATAAAAACGGTCGAGGCGGCGGGTGTTTCACCAACGGACACTATACTTGAGATCGGGCCGGGCGAAGGTGCGCTCACCAAAGAGCTCGTGAAACGGTCGGGGAAGGTGATCGCGGTCGAGAAAGACCTTGAGCTCGCGCGCCGGCTCGAGGAAACATTTACCGAAGAAGTCACGAGCGGGAAGCTTGTTATTGTCCCTGGCGACATACTCGAGATAAACCTCGCTTCGCTCGGACTTCATGACCATGCGTTCATCGTGGTCGCGAATATTCCATACTATATCACCGGTCTTATTTTACGATCACTTCTTGAAAACACAGTCCAGCCGAAAAGTATTGTGTTTATTGTGCAAAAGGAAATTGCGGAGCGTATCGCTCGCGAGAAAAAAGAAAGCATTCTCTCGCTGAGCGTGAAAGCGTATGGCACACCACGTTATGTCGGCACTATAAAAGCCGGCGCATTCCGCCCCGTACCAAGAGTAGACTCGGCGATTCTTGCGATTGAAAATATTTCACGCGACTTTTTTGGAAACAGTACCGAAAGGCGCTTTTTTGAAATAGTGAAAGCGGGTTTTGCGAGCAAACGAAAGTACCTTTTAAATAATTTACAAACACTGACCGAGAAGGAAGCACTCATCAACATATTTAAAAAGATTGACCTTGATGAGAACGTGCGCGCAGAAGACGTGCCGCTAGAGATGTGGAGAGAGCTTACTGAAGAGATCTCTTAG
- a CDS encoding thrombospondin type 3 repeat-containing protein, whose product MEGRFGKKNVVAIAVICGLLLVGATFIKHQLKERVGTTTITVGDDYTSVNTNTLASIDSDNDGLRDWEEVLLKTDPNLADTDGDGTSDGDEIAQDRDPLISGPNDTSTGSSQGISREMVESLPDTEKLAFKLFEGYIDLKQRGYLGTSIEENFVSSLVGSNVVPITAPINTADDVLISPEVTPEAYRASLQSAWSPLFNVKEDELITFTRIIDSGDESGFTKLQYAKAQYEATITLLKGVAVPTDAVSIHVDMLNAFSFFVSVLDAMANTNSDPLAALTAISGYTEGEAKIKAALGRLNTYLIINSVDS is encoded by the coding sequence GTGGAAGGGCGTTTCGGAAAGAAAAACGTTGTGGCTATTGCCGTTATATGCGGGTTGCTTCTCGTTGGTGCAACATTTATAAAACATCAATTAAAGGAACGTGTTGGAACGACAACCATCACTGTTGGTGATGATTATACGAGCGTTAACACAAACACACTTGCCTCTATTGACTCTGATAATGATGGTTTGAGGGATTGGGAAGAAGTTCTCTTGAAGACTGATCCGAACCTAGCAGACACCGATGGAGATGGCACCTCAGATGGCGACGAAATAGCACAAGATCGCGACCCGCTCATATCCGGACCAAACGACACAAGCACCGGATCGTCACAAGGAATAAGTCGGGAAATGGTTGAATCACTCCCCGATACAGAAAAACTTGCTTTTAAACTATTCGAAGGATATATCGACCTAAAGCAGCGTGGTTATCTCGGTACTTCTATTGAGGAAAATTTTGTCTCGAGTCTTGTTGGAAGCAATGTTGTGCCAATAACTGCACCAATAAACACAGCGGATGATGTGCTTATCTCTCCTGAAGTAACCCCTGAAGCGTATCGCGCTTCGCTTCAGAGTGCTTGGTCGCCACTTTTCAATGTAAAAGAAGATGAGCTTATTACATTCACGCGCATTATTGATAGTGGCGATGAGTCTGGTTTTACAAAGCTCCAGTATGCAAAAGCCCAGTATGAAGCAACAATCACGCTTCTCAAAGGAGTCGCGGTGCCGACTGACGCTGTGTCGATTCATGTTGATATGCTAAACGCATTCAGTTTCTTTGTATCAGTGCTCGATGCTATGGCGAACACAAACAGCGATCCGCTTGCGGCACTTACCGCGATTAGTGGTTACACTGAAGGGGAAGCAAAGATCAAGGCGGCATTGGGGCGATTGAACACATATTTAATCATTAATAGCGTTGATTCATAG
- a CDS encoding UvrD-helicase domain-containing protein, whose product MLDIEQKKPRNHHLNGLNPAQRDAVETIEGPLLIIAGAGAGKTRVLTHRILHLIKNRVDPSAILAITFTNKAAKEMRERVMELIQNDRELNLPLAQSARDPKPFISTFHALGVHILKEHAREIGLKRHFSIYDRSDSIRAIKEAMKRSDIDPKQFEPRKVLGIISREKGDGVSLSEFRESAGNDYLKRVTLMVWEQYEKILNGEHALDFDDLLLKSMKLLENNSTIRKGYTDTWKHILIDEYQDTNKVQYRMSELLAGDAKNICVVGDIDQNIYSWRGADIQNLLDFEKTYPGTTTILLEENYRSTKNIINASNAIIEKNKNRVPKTLFTNATSGERITIAGAYDEAAEAAYITQKVDALHRQGVPYREMAVLYRTNFQSRVLEEVFLYEDIPYQVLGTKFFDRKEVKDILAFLRAALNEESTADIKRIVDVPPRGIGKVTLLRMVQNEDHLLTPATRARVEKFRTLLREIGEHALKKKPSETIRFILTASGLETHLKVGKKEEDIERLANVHELVSLASKYDSLAPQEGIEKLLEDAALATDQDSLAKDHDAVKLMTVHASKGLEFDYVFVSGLEEGLFPQEREDDRDSEEERRLFYVALTRARTKVFLTFAHMRMIFGSKEAHLPSEFISDIPEEYCEVEGAESDTYEKSGTTEFLVIE is encoded by the coding sequence GTGTTAGATATCGAGCAAAAAAAACCGAGGAACCACCACCTCAACGGCCTCAACCCCGCACAAAGAGATGCTGTTGAGACAATCGAGGGACCGCTTCTTATTATTGCTGGTGCTGGTGCCGGCAAAACGCGTGTTTTGACTCATCGCATCCTTCATCTCATCAAAAACAGGGTCGACCCGAGCGCAATCCTCGCAATCACTTTCACTAATAAGGCAGCAAAAGAGATGCGCGAGCGGGTGATGGAGCTTATTCAGAACGATCGAGAACTCAACCTTCCTCTCGCACAAAGCGCGCGCGATCCAAAGCCGTTCATCTCGACCTTTCATGCGCTCGGTGTACACATCCTCAAAGAACACGCGCGGGAGATCGGTCTCAAGCGACACTTTTCTATTTATGATCGGAGTGATTCTATTCGTGCAATCAAAGAGGCGATGAAACGCAGTGATATCGACCCGAAGCAGTTTGAGCCACGCAAGGTACTCGGGATTATCTCGCGCGAGAAAGGAGATGGCGTATCGCTCAGTGAGTTTCGTGAGTCTGCCGGCAACGACTACCTGAAGCGGGTGACGCTTATGGTCTGGGAACAGTATGAAAAGATACTTAACGGCGAACACGCGCTTGATTTTGACGACCTTCTTCTCAAGAGTATGAAACTTCTTGAGAATAACAGCACAATCCGCAAAGGGTACACCGACACATGGAAGCACATTCTTATTGACGAGTACCAAGACACAAACAAAGTACAATATCGTATGAGTGAGTTGCTCGCTGGTGATGCGAAGAATATTTGTGTCGTTGGTGATATCGACCAAAACATTTACAGCTGGCGCGGGGCCGACATACAAAACCTTCTCGATTTTGAAAAGACCTACCCCGGCACAACGACAATACTCCTTGAGGAGAACTATCGCTCAACGAAGAATATTATTAACGCATCAAACGCGATCATTGAGAAGAACAAGAACCGCGTCCCGAAGACGCTCTTTACAAACGCCACCTCGGGAGAGAGGATCACAATTGCGGGAGCGTACGACGAAGCGGCAGAAGCTGCGTACATCACACAAAAAGTTGATGCGCTTCATCGACAGGGTGTGCCGTATCGCGAGATGGCGGTATTGTATCGGACCAACTTCCAGTCACGTGTACTTGAAGAAGTATTCCTCTACGAGGACATACCGTATCAAGTGCTCGGCACCAAATTCTTCGACCGCAAAGAGGTGAAGGACATACTCGCGTTCCTCCGCGCAGCACTTAACGAAGAGAGTACCGCTGACATCAAACGCATCGTCGACGTGCCACCGCGCGGCATCGGCAAGGTGACACTCCTTCGGATGGTGCAGAACGAAGATCATCTCCTTACACCTGCGACGCGCGCTCGTGTCGAGAAGTTCCGCACACTCCTCAGAGAGATCGGCGAGCACGCACTCAAGAAGAAACCATCAGAGACGATCCGTTTCATACTCACCGCAAGCGGACTCGAGACGCATCTTAAAGTCGGCAAGAAAGAAGAAGACATTGAGCGGCTCGCAAACGTACACGAACTGGTCTCGCTTGCCAGTAAGTACGACTCACTCGCGCCGCAAGAAGGTATCGAGAAACTGCTCGAGGACGCCGCGCTCGCGACCGACCAAGACTCGCTCGCGAAGGATCACGACGCAGTCAAACTGATGACCGTGCATGCGTCGAAGGGATTGGAGTTTGACTACGTGTTCGTCTCCGGGCTCGAAGAGGGACTCTTCCCGCAAGAGCGGGAAGACGACCGCGACTCCGAAGAAGAGCGTCGTTTGTTTTACGTCGCCCTCACTCGCGCACGCACAAAAGTGTTTCTCACGTTCGCTCATATGCGCATGATCTTCGGGTCAAAAGAAGCACACCTACCATCTGAGTTCATAAGTGATATCCCTGAAGAGTACTGCGAGGTCGAGGGCGCTGAAAGTGATACGTACGAGAAGTCTGGCACGACGGAATTCCTCGTGATTGAATAG